Proteins encoded within one genomic window of Ailuropoda melanoleuca isolate Jingjing chromosome 16, ASM200744v2, whole genome shotgun sequence:
- the PSMC3 gene encoding 26S proteasome regulatory subunit 6A isoform X2, giving the protein MNLLPKLESPVTRQEKMATVWDEAEDGIGEEVLKMSTEEIIQRTRLLDSEIKIMKSEVLRVTHELQAMKDKIKENSEKIKVNKTLPYLVSNVIELLDVDPNDQEEDGANIDLDSQRKGKCAVIKTSTRQTYFLPVIGLVDAEKLKPGDLVGVNKDSYLILETLPTEYDSRVKAMEVDERPTEQYSDIGGLDKQIQELVEAIVLPMNHKEKFENLGIQPPKGVLMYGPPGTGKTLLARACAAQTKATFLKLAGPQLVQMFIGDGAKLVRDAFALAKEKAPSIIFIDELDAIGTKRFDSEKAGDREVQRTMLELLNQLDGFQPNTQVKVIAATNRVDILDPALLRSGRLDRKIEFPMPNEEARARIMQIHSRKMNVSPDVNYEELARCTDDFNGAQCKAVCVEAGMIALRRGATELTHEDYMEGILEVQAKKKANLQYYA; this is encoded by the exons ATGAATCTGCTGCCGAAACTCGAGAGTCCAGTGACTCGGCAGGAGAAGATGGCGACCGTGTGGGATGAAGCTGAG gATGGAATCGGGGAGGAGGTGCTCAAGATGTCCACAGAAGAGATTATCCAGCGCACACGGTTGCTGGACAGTGAGATCAAG ATCATGAAGAGTGAGGTATTGCGAGTTACCCACGAACTCCAAGCCATGAAGGACAAGATCAaagagaacagtgagaaaatCAAAGTGAACAAGACCCTGCCATACCTTGTCTCCAACGTTATcgag cttctagaTGTTGATCCCAATGACCAAGAAGAGGATGGTGCCAATATTGACCTGGATTCCCAGAGGAAGGGTAAATGTGCAGTGATCAAAACCTCTACACGACAG ACGTACTTCTTGCCTGTGATTGGGTTGGTGGATGCTGAAAAGCTAAAGCCAGGAGACTTGGTG GGTGTGAACAAAGACTCCTATCTGATCCTGGAGACCCTACCCACAGAGTATGACTCTCGGGTGAAGGCCATGGAGGTGGATGAGAGGCCCACAGAACAATATAGTGACATCGGAGGCCTGGACAAGCAGATTCAGGAG CTGGTGGAGGCCATTGTCCTGCCAATGAACCACAAGGAGAAGTTTGAGAACTTGGGGATCCAGCCTCCAAAAGGGGTATTGATGTACGGCCCCCCAGGTACGGGGAAGACGCTGCTGGCCCGGGCCTGTGCCGCACAGACCAAG GCTACCTTCCTGAAGCTGGCTGGCCCCCAACTGGTGCAGATGTTCATCGGGGATGGTGCCAAGCTGGTCCGGGATGCCTTTGCCCTGGCCAAGGAGAAAGCTCCATCCATTATCTTCATTGATGAGCTGGATGCCATCGGCACTAAGCG CTTTGACAGCGAGAAGGCCGGAGACCGGGAAGTACAGAGGACAATGTTGGAGCTGCTGAACCAACTGGATGGGTTCCAGCCCAACACTCAAGTAAAG GTGATTGCAGCCACCAACAGGGTGGACATCCTGGACCCCGCACTGCTCCGCTCAGGCCGTCTGGACCGGAAGATTGAATTCCCGATGCCCAATGAGGAGGCCCGGGCCAGAATCATGCAGATCCACTCGCGCAAGATGAACGTCAG TCCCGATGTGAACTATGAGGAGCTGGCCCGCTGTACAGATGACTTCAATGGGGCCCAGTGCAAGGCCGTCTGTGTGGAGGCG GGCATGATCGCACTGCGCAGGGGCGCCACGGAACTCACACATGAGGACTACATGGAGGGCATTCTGGAGGTGCAGGCCAAGAAGAAGGCCAACCTGCAGTACTACGCCTAG
- the PSMC3 gene encoding 26S proteasome regulatory subunit 6A isoform X1, whose protein sequence is MNLLPKLESPVTRQEKMATVWDEAEQDGIGEEVLKMSTEEIIQRTRLLDSEIKIMKSEVLRVTHELQAMKDKIKENSEKIKVNKTLPYLVSNVIELLDVDPNDQEEDGANIDLDSQRKGKCAVIKTSTRQTYFLPVIGLVDAEKLKPGDLVGVNKDSYLILETLPTEYDSRVKAMEVDERPTEQYSDIGGLDKQIQELVEAIVLPMNHKEKFENLGIQPPKGVLMYGPPGTGKTLLARACAAQTKATFLKLAGPQLVQMFIGDGAKLVRDAFALAKEKAPSIIFIDELDAIGTKRFDSEKAGDREVQRTMLELLNQLDGFQPNTQVKVIAATNRVDILDPALLRSGRLDRKIEFPMPNEEARARIMQIHSRKMNVSPDVNYEELARCTDDFNGAQCKAVCVEAGMIALRRGATELTHEDYMEGILEVQAKKKANLQYYA, encoded by the exons ATGAATCTGCTGCCGAAACTCGAGAGTCCAGTGACTCGGCAGGAGAAGATGGCGACCGTGTGGGATGAAGCTGAG caggATGGAATCGGGGAGGAGGTGCTCAAGATGTCCACAGAAGAGATTATCCAGCGCACACGGTTGCTGGACAGTGAGATCAAG ATCATGAAGAGTGAGGTATTGCGAGTTACCCACGAACTCCAAGCCATGAAGGACAAGATCAaagagaacagtgagaaaatCAAAGTGAACAAGACCCTGCCATACCTTGTCTCCAACGTTATcgag cttctagaTGTTGATCCCAATGACCAAGAAGAGGATGGTGCCAATATTGACCTGGATTCCCAGAGGAAGGGTAAATGTGCAGTGATCAAAACCTCTACACGACAG ACGTACTTCTTGCCTGTGATTGGGTTGGTGGATGCTGAAAAGCTAAAGCCAGGAGACTTGGTG GGTGTGAACAAAGACTCCTATCTGATCCTGGAGACCCTACCCACAGAGTATGACTCTCGGGTGAAGGCCATGGAGGTGGATGAGAGGCCCACAGAACAATATAGTGACATCGGAGGCCTGGACAAGCAGATTCAGGAG CTGGTGGAGGCCATTGTCCTGCCAATGAACCACAAGGAGAAGTTTGAGAACTTGGGGATCCAGCCTCCAAAAGGGGTATTGATGTACGGCCCCCCAGGTACGGGGAAGACGCTGCTGGCCCGGGCCTGTGCCGCACAGACCAAG GCTACCTTCCTGAAGCTGGCTGGCCCCCAACTGGTGCAGATGTTCATCGGGGATGGTGCCAAGCTGGTCCGGGATGCCTTTGCCCTGGCCAAGGAGAAAGCTCCATCCATTATCTTCATTGATGAGCTGGATGCCATCGGCACTAAGCG CTTTGACAGCGAGAAGGCCGGAGACCGGGAAGTACAGAGGACAATGTTGGAGCTGCTGAACCAACTGGATGGGTTCCAGCCCAACACTCAAGTAAAG GTGATTGCAGCCACCAACAGGGTGGACATCCTGGACCCCGCACTGCTCCGCTCAGGCCGTCTGGACCGGAAGATTGAATTCCCGATGCCCAATGAGGAGGCCCGGGCCAGAATCATGCAGATCCACTCGCGCAAGATGAACGTCAG TCCCGATGTGAACTATGAGGAGCTGGCCCGCTGTACAGATGACTTCAATGGGGCCCAGTGCAAGGCCGTCTGTGTGGAGGCG GGCATGATCGCACTGCGCAGGGGCGCCACGGAACTCACACATGAGGACTACATGGAGGGCATTCTGGAGGTGCAGGCCAAGAAGAAGGCCAACCTGCAGTACTACGCCTAG